One Candidatus Sulfurimonas baltica DNA segment encodes these proteins:
- a CDS encoding flagellar basal body-associated FliL family protein codes for MKINFNTTDIRNLVKKIIFIVISLIMLLLVIIGIRQSDFTKIKKYDTNDKSPRETVYNPNKITFNYYTTKVTLNDENSLANLGDFVFNVAGERKLIANISLKYKQKNKIEEWIKSDSDIREEIIKKSVILRDAIINTMIGSTDATVNSKRMRNDLKENINKNLSSGEIEEVYFNSFILQ; via the coding sequence ATGAAGATTAATTTTAACACAACAGATATACGTAATTTAGTAAAAAAAATTATATTTATTGTTATTTCCCTTATAATGCTTTTGTTAGTTATCATAGGGATAAGGCAATCAGATTTTACCAAAATAAAAAAATATGATACTAATGACAAATCACCTAGAGAAACCGTCTACAACCCTAATAAAATAACTTTTAATTATTACACCACAAAAGTTACTCTCAATGATGAAAACTCACTGGCAAACCTTGGTGATTTTGTATTTAATGTTGCTGGAGAGAGAAAACTTATTGCAAATATTTCATTGAAATATAAACAAAAAAATAAAATTGAAGAGTGGATTAAAAGCGATAGTGACATAAGAGAAGAGATTATTAAAAAAAGTGTTATTCTCAGAGATGCCATAATAAACACCATGATAGGAAGCACTGATGCAACCGTCAATAGTAAAAGAATGAGAAATGATTTAAAAGAGAATATAAATAAAAATTTGTCGAGTGGTGAGATCGAAGAAGTTTATTTCAATTCGTTTATACTTCAATAG
- a CDS encoding AMP-binding protein encodes MTYPYNNLENFTLHALLERSIKLYKDEPSFGMVGEKAMNYGEFMQKIDKTIDILRKNGISNGDKVVLLGENMPNWSVAYFAVTYFGGVIVPILVDFHQSEVHHIIRHSEAKAVFVSDKYISAIQECDNSEVELVIKLDNLLIVEPLTNKDYISRLKQRTKEFTQQIYKSSNEFTKPEEDDLCAIIYTSGTTGHSKGVMLSHKNLVTNAMSMHTKAKILKSDVLLSILPLAHTLECTVGLIVPVLHGCSVYYIDKAPTPSVLIKSLEIVKPTIMISVPLIIEKIYKNKILPNFTSSCIVKNLCKASFIRKKLNKIAGKKLIKFFGGRIRLFAIGGAPLSPSVEKFLIEAEFPYVVGYGLTETSPMLAASALGKATKLKSTGTAMAGVELKIKDKDPKSGEGEIVALSPSVMMGYYKDKEKTKEIMENGWILTGDLGYIDKDGFLFISGRSKNVIIGSSGENIYPEQIEAVINQNEAVLDSLVMEKNSQLVAKIHLDYDFIDKKFKTYNSSDTKAADDITKFLEEMRIDVNAQVSSFSRIIKFIEQRDPFVKTPTKKIKRYIYED; translated from the coding sequence ATGACTTACCCCTATAATAATTTAGAAAACTTTACACTTCACGCTCTGCTAGAGCGCTCAATAAAACTCTATAAAGACGAGCCCTCTTTTGGCATGGTTGGAGAAAAAGCCATGAACTACGGCGAGTTTATGCAAAAAATAGACAAAACAATAGATATTCTTAGAAAAAACGGAATATCAAATGGTGACAAAGTAGTGTTACTTGGTGAAAATATGCCCAACTGGAGTGTTGCATACTTTGCAGTAACCTATTTCGGTGGTGTAATTGTTCCTATACTTGTGGACTTCCATCAGTCAGAAGTTCACCATATAATCAGACATTCTGAGGCCAAGGCAGTCTTTGTATCAGATAAGTATATATCAGCAATACAAGAGTGCGATAATTCAGAAGTAGAGCTTGTTATAAAACTTGATAATCTTCTAATAGTTGAACCATTGACTAACAAAGATTATATCTCAAGGCTTAAACAAAGAACAAAAGAGTTTACTCAGCAAATCTATAAATCTTCAAACGAATTTACAAAACCTGAAGAAGATGACCTATGTGCCATTATATATACTTCAGGTACTACCGGGCACTCTAAGGGTGTAATGCTTTCACATAAAAACTTAGTAACAAATGCTATGTCAATGCACACAAAAGCTAAAATATTAAAAAGTGATGTGCTGTTGTCAATTTTGCCACTTGCACACACCCTTGAGTGTACTGTAGGTCTTATTGTCCCTGTTCTTCATGGGTGCAGTGTTTACTATATAGATAAAGCACCAACTCCAAGTGTACTTATAAAGTCGTTGGAGATAGTAAAACCTACTATTATGATCAGTGTTCCTTTAATAATTGAAAAGATTTATAAAAACAAAATTTTACCGAACTTTACAAGTTCATGTATTGTAAAAAATCTATGTAAAGCTTCATTTATAAGGAAAAAGCTAAATAAAATTGCGGGTAAAAAGCTTATCAAATTTTTTGGCGGAAGAATTAGACTCTTTGCTATAGGGGGAGCGCCGCTATCTCCATCTGTAGAAAAATTTTTAATAGAGGCAGAATTTCCTTATGTCGTTGGTTATGGCTTAACCGAGACTTCCCCTATGCTTGCTGCTTCTGCATTGGGCAAAGCAACCAAACTAAAATCAACCGGAACAGCAATGGCAGGTGTTGAGTTAAAAATAAAAGATAAAGATCCAAAGAGTGGTGAGGGTGAAATTGTCGCACTGTCTCCAAGTGTTATGATGGGATATTACAAAGATAAAGAGAAAACTAAAGAGATTATGGAGAATGGGTGGATTTTAACAGGGGATTTGGGCTATATTGATAAAGATGGTTTTTTATTTATAAGCGGAAGAAGTAAGAATGTAATCATAGGTTCTAGCGGAGAAAATATTTATCCGGAACAAATTGAGGCAGTTATAAATCAAAACGAAGCTGTTTTGGACTCTCTTGTAATGGAGAAAAACTCTCAACTTGTGGCTAAAATACATTTAGACTATGACTTTATAGATAAAAAATTTAAAACTTATAATTCTTCTGACACAAAAGCAGCCGATGATATTACAAAGTTTTTAGAAGAGATGCGAATTGATGTGAATGCTCAAGTCTCCTCTTTTTCCAGGATAATTAAATTTATTGAACAGAGAGATCCTTTCGTAAAAACGCCGACTAAAAAAATAAAAAGATATATTTATGAAGATTAA
- a CDS encoding YgiQ family radical SAM protein produces the protein MFTNKDFLPTTRDEMDAKGWRQCDIILVSGDAYIDSPFIGVAMVGRMLERMGYKVGMIGQPDINSDVDIKRLGEPRLYWGVSGGSVDSMVSNYTATKKFRNSDDYTPGGKNDKRPDRALSVYCNLIRRYYKSTAPIVLGGIEASLRRVTHYDYWSNKLKKPILFDSKADILIYGMGEIALEELTKALDDGKNYTDVRGICYIAKEPKDEFKQLPSHQECLDDKEKYIDLFDDFYDNNDPISANGLCQPVDSRFLIQNPPCDYLDESEMDANSNLPFTRELHPYYAKMGKVKCLETIKFSIMTHHGCWGECNFCAIGVHQGRTIRTRSEENILEEAKDFNKYKDYKGIISDVGGPTANMYGYECGKKLKKGTCDDIRCVDADRLCKVMHVDHSRNIELLRKVREVDGVRKAFVASGVRYDLITADKKHGYSYLKEMVKYHISGQMKVAPEHTQQHVLELMGKPGKQTLIDFKKMYDELNKQEGKNQFLTYYLIAAHPGCEEKDMHELKRFTTDELKMNPEQAQVFTPTPGTYSAVMYYTEMDPKTRKKIFVEKDTKRKEKQKSIVVEKDGFSTGFAT, from the coding sequence ATATTTACAAATAAAGACTTTCTTCCTACCACAAGAGATGAGATGGATGCCAAAGGGTGGAGACAGTGTGATATTATTTTGGTTAGCGGAGATGCCTACATAGACTCCCCTTTTATCGGTGTTGCGATGGTCGGTCGCATGCTCGAGAGAATGGGCTATAAAGTTGGAATGATAGGTCAGCCCGATATTAACAGCGATGTGGATATCAAAAGACTTGGTGAACCTCGCCTTTACTGGGGCGTGAGCGGTGGAAGCGTTGATAGTATGGTTAGTAATTATACAGCCACTAAAAAGTTTAGAAACTCTGATGACTATACACCGGGTGGAAAAAACGACAAAAGACCAGACCGCGCACTCAGTGTCTACTGTAATTTAATCAGAAGATACTATAAAAGTACAGCTCCAATTGTGCTTGGAGGTATTGAAGCTAGTTTAAGAAGAGTGACACATTATGACTATTGGTCAAATAAACTTAAAAAGCCGATTTTATTTGATTCTAAAGCAGATATTTTAATTTACGGAATGGGTGAAATAGCCCTAGAAGAGTTGACGAAAGCTTTGGATGATGGCAAAAACTATACAGATGTGAGAGGTATATGTTATATAGCAAAAGAGCCTAAGGATGAGTTTAAGCAGCTGCCATCACATCAGGAGTGCTTGGATGATAAAGAAAAATATATAGATTTATTTGATGATTTTTATGACAACAATGACCCTATTTCCGCCAACGGACTTTGCCAACCTGTTGATAGCCGTTTTTTAATTCAAAACCCTCCGTGTGACTATCTTGATGAATCTGAAATGGATGCAAACTCTAATCTCCCTTTTACAAGAGAACTTCACCCATATTACGCAAAGATGGGCAAGGTGAAGTGTTTAGAGACTATAAAATTTTCTATTATGACACATCATGGATGTTGGGGAGAGTGTAACTTTTGTGCGATCGGTGTTCATCAAGGTAGAACTATTAGAACTAGAAGTGAAGAAAATATACTAGAAGAAGCAAAAGATTTTAACAAGTACAAAGATTATAAAGGGATTATCTCTGATGTAGGCGGACCGACCGCTAACATGTACGGATATGAGTGTGGCAAAAAGCTGAAAAAGGGTACATGTGATGATATACGCTGTGTTGATGCAGATAGACTTTGCAAGGTGATGCATGTAGACCACAGTAGAAATATTGAGCTTCTTAGAAAAGTCAGGGAAGTCGATGGTGTCAGAAAGGCTTTTGTAGCTTCGGGTGTTAGATATGACTTGATTACAGCAGATAAAAAGCATGGCTACTCCTATCTGAAGGAGATGGTTAAATATCATATATCCGGACAGATGAAAGTTGCTCCAGAGCACACACAGCAACATGTACTTGAGCTTATGGGAAAGCCAGGGAAACAAACACTTATAGATTTTAAAAAGATGTATGACGAGCTTAATAAGCAAGAGGGTAAGAACCAGTTCTTGACTTACTACCTTATTGCTGCTCACCCCGGATGTGAAGAGAAAGATATGCATGAATTGAAAAGATTTACAACAGATGAGTTAAAGATGAATCCAGAGCAGGCACAGGTTTTTACCCCAACTCCAGGTACATATTCAGCAGTTATGTACTATACTGAAATGGACCCGAAAACAAGAAAGAAAATATTTGTTGAAAAAGACACAAAAAGAAAAGAGAAACAAAAATCGATTGTTGTTGAGAAAGATGGCTTTTCCACTGGATTTGCTACATAG
- a CDS encoding EAL domain-containing protein, giving the protein MKKRTSYTKVIGSVILASLTVTLISVFFYSTYMKKQAILSLSKDDAKKTSMLIFESLYSGMAKGWTKEDIDNTISRLNEIDENMNINVFRSKKVSDIFGKNEKENTNLKSLQKAFNGEEVLEITSDDIIQFHYPVVATQECLKCHTNAQSNDVLGVIEISYPIVDVKVSLSKMTNFFVIFVVFLTFFIFILLYFKFNQYLIKPIKNFILTVDSISNDSDISKRLTLENNITEINSMQNVFNNMLDSLENQFYNDPLTGLPNRRRLLDVLERREEALLMIVNIDGFQEINNLYGYDIGDTVLKKLATSIKSIIDVNSQFYKLHADEYVIYSVKKFDLEELEGIALHIVDSITKEYFSIEKDNGVYINVTIGIAHGDSYLLTQADIALRVAKKEKKKYLMYEANMKKTQEYESNLKWTKKLKLAVENDMLVPFFQPIVDCKTGQIVKYETLMRLEDDNGDYIPPIYFLALSKKNRIYHELTKIMVRKTFAKFEAKPYPFSINISVEDISHIEVVKLIIEKLEETGIGKYVSFELLESEGIENFDEVIKFIEIVKHYGCHISIDDFGTGYSNFEYLMKLKVDYIKIDGSMIKTIDRDINSQMVVETIVEFARKMGIKTIAEFVHSKSVYDKLVALDVDFAQGYYLGAPTKDII; this is encoded by the coding sequence TTGAAAAAAAGAACAAGCTATACAAAAGTTATCGGCAGTGTTATACTTGCGTCATTGACTGTTACTCTTATATCAGTATTTTTTTATAGCACATATATGAAAAAACAAGCTATCTTAAGCCTTTCCAAAGATGACGCAAAAAAAACAAGCATGTTAATTTTTGAAAGTCTTTACTCTGGTATGGCAAAAGGGTGGACGAAAGAAGATATTGACAATACAATATCTAGGCTAAATGAGATTGATGAAAATATGAATATAAATGTATTCAGAAGCAAAAAAGTTTCAGATATTTTTGGAAAGAATGAAAAAGAAAATACAAATTTAAAAAGTCTTCAAAAAGCTTTTAATGGCGAAGAGGTTTTAGAAATTACAAGTGACGACATTATTCAATTTCACTACCCGGTTGTCGCAACTCAAGAGTGTTTGAAATGTCACACAAATGCACAAAGCAATGATGTCTTAGGTGTTATTGAAATCTCATATCCGATTGTTGATGTAAAAGTATCTTTGTCAAAAATGACAAATTTCTTTGTTATATTTGTAGTATTTTTAACATTTTTTATATTTATTCTGCTCTACTTTAAATTCAATCAATATCTAATCAAGCCTATTAAAAATTTCATATTGACTGTAGACTCTATATCTAACGATAGTGATATCAGCAAACGATTAACACTCGAAAACAATATAACAGAGATAAATTCTATGCAAAATGTTTTTAACAATATGCTAGATAGTTTGGAAAATCAATTTTATAACGACCCACTTACAGGTTTGCCAAACAGAAGAAGATTATTGGATGTCTTAGAGCGCAGAGAAGAGGCACTCCTTATGATTGTGAACATCGACGGATTCCAAGAGATTAACAATCTATATGGTTATGACATCGGTGATACAGTTTTAAAAAAGCTTGCTACTTCAATAAAAAGTATAATAGATGTTAATAGCCAATTTTATAAGCTACATGCAGATGAATATGTAATCTATAGTGTTAAAAAATTTGACTTAGAAGAGCTTGAAGGTATCGCACTGCATATTGTGGACAGCATAACAAAAGAGTATTTTTCTATAGAGAAGGATAACGGTGTTTATATAAATGTGACAATTGGTATAGCACATGGGGATTCATATCTGCTTACGCAGGCTGATATTGCCTTGCGAGTTGCAAAAAAAGAGAAGAAAAAGTACTTAATGTATGAAGCAAATATGAAGAAGACACAAGAGTATGAAAGTAATTTAAAATGGACAAAAAAACTTAAACTTGCTGTTGAGAATGATATGTTGGTACCGTTCTTTCAACCAATCGTTGACTGTAAAACGGGACAGATTGTTAAATACGAAACACTTATGAGGCTAGAGGATGATAACGGTGACTACATTCCACCTATATATTTTCTTGCATTGTCGAAGAAAAATAGAATTTATCATGAGTTGACAAAAATCATGGTTAGAAAAACCTTTGCTAAATTTGAAGCAAAACCATACCCTTTTTCTATAAATATTTCAGTAGAAGATATCTCACATATTGAGGTTGTAAAGTTAATTATTGAAAAGCTAGAAGAAACGGGAATTGGAAAATATGTATCTTTTGAATTACTAGAATCAGAGGGTATAGAGAACTTTGACGAAGTAATAAAATTTATTGAGATAGTTAAACATTACGGGTGCCATATATCTATAGATGATTTTGGTACTGGATACTCTAATTTTGAATATCTAATGAAATTAAAAGTCGATTACATAAAAATTGACGGTTCTATGATAAAGACTATAGACAGAGATATTAACTCGCAAATGGTTGTGGAGACCATTGTAGAGTTTGCAAGAAAAATGGGCATAAAAACTATAGCGGAGTTCGTTCACTCTAAAAGTGTGTATGATAAGCTTGTTGCACTTGACGTAGATTTTGCCCAAGGGTACTATTTGGGTGCTCCGACAAAAGATATAATTTAA
- a CDS encoding RNA-binding S4 domain-containing protein has protein sequence MRIDKFLNSVNITKRRSVAQDMISNGVVLINNIVVKASKNIDVGNILTINYLNETKKYEVIKIPTTKSTPKSLQAEYIKELS, from the coding sequence ATGAGAATAGACAAATTTTTAAATTCAGTAAATATTACAAAAAGAAGATCTGTTGCGCAAGACATGATCAGCAACGGTGTTGTTTTAATAAACAATATAGTTGTTAAGGCTAGTAAAAATATTGATGTTGGGAATATTTTAACTATTAACTATCTTAATGAAACAAAAAAATATGAAGTTATAAAAATTCCTACTACTAAATCTACTCCAAAATCTTTGCAGGCAGAGTACATCAAGGAGTTGTCATGA
- the trpD gene encoding anthranilate phosphoribosyltransferase: protein MTYDETKKEFTSLFNHEMSDSDMREFLLSMKLDKYTSVESIAAAAEVMRSFSLPLPISNELSIKALDVVGTGGDKIGSFNISSTVALLVASCGSIVAKHGSRSITSKSGSADMFEELGVRLNLSIQNSARLLEESGFTFMFAQNHHPAMSFINPIRKTIPDKTIFNILGPLTNPAGVKKSLLGVFDKSFVSKMAEALKINGATSTMVVSSREGMDEISISDITYASILRDGLVHEFEIDPQEFGIKRVPLKAIMGGDAKENASILHNIFDNKATDAQRDIVLINAASALMVDGLARDIQDGLEIALNAIKSGKAKEKLKNIIEISNKL from the coding sequence ATGACTTATGATGAAACAAAAAAAGAATTTACTTCACTTTTTAATCATGAGATGAGTGATTCAGATATGAGAGAGTTCTTGTTAAGTATGAAGTTGGACAAATATACTTCTGTTGAGTCAATCGCTGCAGCAGCAGAAGTTATGCGCTCTTTCTCTTTGCCTCTGCCTATTAGCAATGAACTAAGTATAAAAGCTCTTGATGTAGTTGGAACAGGCGGAGACAAAATTGGAAGTTTTAATATCTCTTCAACTGTTGCACTCTTGGTTGCATCTTGCGGAAGCATTGTTGCAAAGCACGGAAGCCGCTCTATTACTTCAAAATCAGGCAGTGCAGATATGTTTGAAGAGCTGGGAGTCAGGCTTAATCTAAGTATTCAAAACAGTGCCAGACTTCTGGAAGAGTCAGGTTTTACTTTTATGTTTGCGCAAAACCACCATCCTGCCATGAGTTTTATAAATCCAATTAGAAAAACCATACCAGACAAGACAATATTTAATATTTTAGGACCCCTTACAAACCCGGCAGGAGTGAAAAAATCTCTTTTGGGTGTGTTTGATAAGAGTTTCGTTTCAAAGATGGCAGAAGCGCTTAAAATAAACGGTGCTACATCTACTATGGTAGTAAGCTCACGCGAGGGGATGGATGAAATCAGTATAAGCGATATAACCTATGCTTCTATACTTCGTGACGGTTTGGTTCATGAGTTTGAGATAGACCCTCAGGAGTTTGGGATAAAAAGAGTTCCACTTAAAGCAATTATGGGTGGAGATGCAAAAGAGAATGCCTCTATTTTACATAATATTTTTGATAATAAGGCTACGGATGCTCAAAGAGATATAGTACTTATTAATGCTGCATCTGCCTTAATGGTTGATGGGTTGGCAAGAGATATTCAAGATGGTTTAGAAATTGCACTAAATGCTATAAAAAGCGGAAAAGCCAAAGAAAAGCTGAAAAATATTATTGAAATATCAAATAAACTATGA
- the tsaE gene encoding tRNA (adenosine(37)-N6)-threonylcarbamoyltransferase complex ATPase subunit type 1 TsaE, with translation MMIYKLKLEELHTLVEDIGGKFSSGVVILRGDLAAGKTTFVKEFVKFLGVSDNVTSPTFSLQQCYGERVFHYDMYNHGLDHFVSLGMLEELDKDALHFVEWGDDELIRILSSAGISTLIIDIEKTSNETRQYKVDYAHA, from the coding sequence ATGATGATTTATAAGCTTAAATTAGAAGAACTTCATACTTTAGTAGAAGATATTGGGGGGAAATTCAGCTCCGGTGTTGTTATTTTAAGAGGTGACCTCGCGGCTGGAAAAACAACTTTCGTAAAAGAGTTTGTTAAATTTTTAGGAGTCTCAGATAATGTAACTTCTCCAACATTCTCTTTGCAGCAGTGCTACGGGGAGAGGGTTTTTCACTACGACATGTACAACCACGGCTTGGACCACTTTGTGTCACTCGGAATGTTGGAGGAGCTCGATAAAGATGCTCTTCATTTTGTAGAGTGGGGTGATGATGAACTGATTAGGATTTTAAGCTCTGCAGGGATCAGCACACTAATAATAGATATAGAAAAAACATCAAACGAAACTAGACAATATAAGGTAGACTATGCACACGCTTAG
- the lptB gene encoding LPS export ABC transporter ATP-binding protein: MHTLRAVNLKKKIKDLEIVKGMSLEVSSGEVVGLLGPNGAGKTTTFYMICGLVEASDGEVYYDEENLSGMPLHLRALKGIGYLPQEASIFKDLTVEENLMIAAQVGIKNKKDQEVRILELLDMFNIEPIRFRKGISLSGGERRRVEIARALVNAPKFLLLDEPFAGVDPIAVLDIQTVIKQLVSYGIGVLITDHNVRETLDVCDRAYVIKSGELLASGTSEEIGKNSDVRKHYLGEDFKL; the protein is encoded by the coding sequence ATGCACACGCTTAGGGCAGTTAATTTAAAGAAAAAAATAAAAGATTTAGAGATAGTAAAAGGGATGAGTCTTGAGGTCTCCAGCGGCGAAGTTGTTGGACTGCTTGGACCAAACGGAGCCGGTAAAACAACTACGTTTTATATGATTTGCGGACTTGTCGAGGCAAGTGACGGAGAGGTCTATTATGATGAAGAAAATTTGTCTGGAATGCCACTGCATTTAAGAGCCTTGAAGGGGATCGGATATCTCCCACAAGAGGCTTCTATCTTTAAAGATTTAACCGTTGAAGAGAACTTGATGATTGCCGCTCAAGTTGGTATAAAAAATAAAAAAGACCAAGAGGTTAGAATATTGGAACTTTTGGATATGTTTAATATTGAACCGATCCGTTTTCGCAAAGGTATTAGTTTAAGCGGTGGCGAGCGCCGTCGTGTTGAGATAGCAAGAGCACTTGTAAATGCGCCTAAATTTTTACTTCTTGATGAGCCTTTTGCCGGAGTTGATCCTATTGCTGTTTTGGATATACAAACTGTTATAAAACAGCTTGTATCTTACGGGATAGGAGTTCTTATTACAGACCATAATGTTCGTGAAACATTGGACGTATGTGACAGAGCATATGTAATCAAGTCCGGTGAGTTACTCGCCAGCGGAACAAGCGAAGAGATAGGGAAAAACAGCGATGTACGTAAGCACTATCTTGGTGAGGACTTTAAGCTTTAG
- a CDS encoding RNA polymerase factor sigma-54 — protein MAALRQNQSVENKHKLSNTLRNWLPILHSSLSDLGEAMSPFIDANPVVEVKSGYEENFEKKIPKKIVSGQVNNSRTEQIEALTVQKKSLYDVLDEQLEAPLFPTPISQSIASFVVANLDENGYYEGDSEAFCKIKNIDISEFEKVRLRFSHVEPIGIAAKDLAESFIFQLESSDISEEAYPLCVEVINNMEDIHSYSRKEHFSEVMRVLGTFKNPPAIEYQEDSAQIIPDLMIFFNDDEAIEVKLNDAYYPTILIDTSYAVEHEFISQKIKEAKSLVDALDMRKATLYKVGLMIVEYQYEFFTGGAIMPLTLKTLADEFGHNPSTISRAIANKYIACNRGVFAMKEFFTTAIDEDVSNAAIKEFLVTIVKRENHNKPLSDMKLLEMIQENFKVVMVRRTIAKYRKQLNIAGSSERKKLYLLH, from the coding sequence ATGGCAGCATTAAGACAAAATCAAAGTGTAGAGAACAAGCACAAGCTCTCTAACACACTTCGTAATTGGCTGCCGATTTTGCACTCTAGCTTGAGTGATCTTGGTGAAGCGATGTCCCCTTTTATTGATGCCAATCCTGTCGTGGAAGTAAAGTCTGGATACGAAGAAAACTTTGAAAAAAAGATTCCCAAAAAAATAGTTTCAGGTCAGGTAAACAACTCTAGAACAGAGCAGATAGAAGCATTGACGGTTCAAAAAAAATCTCTTTATGATGTACTTGACGAGCAGTTGGAAGCACCGCTGTTTCCAACGCCTATATCGCAATCTATTGCCTCATTTGTAGTGGCTAATCTGGATGAAAATGGTTACTATGAAGGTGACAGTGAAGCGTTTTGTAAAATCAAAAATATTGATATCTCGGAGTTTGAAAAAGTTCGTTTGAGGTTCTCACATGTAGAGCCAATTGGTATAGCTGCAAAAGATTTGGCAGAGTCATTTATATTTCAGTTGGAGAGCTCAGACATAAGTGAAGAGGCCTATCCTCTGTGTGTGGAAGTTATTAATAACATGGAGGATATTCACAGCTATTCAAGAAAAGAACATTTCAGTGAAGTTATGCGTGTTCTTGGAACATTTAAAAATCCTCCGGCAATAGAGTACCAAGAGGATTCAGCTCAGATTATTCCAGATTTGATGATATTTTTTAATGATGATGAAGCCATAGAGGTCAAGCTAAATGATGCCTATTATCCGACTATTCTTATAGACACAAGTTATGCGGTTGAGCATGAATTTATTTCGCAAAAAATTAAAGAGGCAAAGAGCCTTGTTGACGCACTCGACATGAGAAAAGCCACCTTGTATAAAGTGGGGCTTATGATAGTTGAGTATCAGTATGAGTTTTTTACAGGCGGTGCGATAATGCCTCTTACTCTGAAGACTTTGGCAGATGAGTTTGGACATAACCCATCTACAATCTCAAGAGCAATCGCAAATAAATATATAGCATGTAACAGAGGTGTTTTTGCCATGAAAGAGTTCTTTACAACTGCTATTGATGAGGATGTTTCAAATGCGGCAATAAAAGAGTTTTTAGTTACTATAGTCAAGCGGGAAAACCATAATAAACCACTTAGTGACATGAAACTGCTAGAAATGATTCAAGAAAACTTCAAAGTAGTCATGGTCAGAAGGACTATTGCCAAATATAGAAAACAGTTAAATATCGCAGGTTCCAGCGAGAGGAAAAAACTCTATTTATTACATTAA
- a CDS encoding TIGR02757 family protein has product MSQVPARGKNSIYYIKKRLDLEVLKRNSTSEISYDKLDPILVAHRHKDPTISLVCALFAYGNVKQIVKFLDSLDFCVLQKSDDEIKESLKNHYYRFQKSEDVIALFIALKRLNEKSNLEAIFKSGYTKQNNVIDGINELIKTLHVEYPHDSQGYNFLIGKITTKTKGAGALKRWMMFLRWMVRDDNIDMGLWSEINKSDLIMPLDTHTFNVSIKLGLLQRKSYDLQAAIELTQTLKSFDKNDPLKYDFALYRIGQEKINL; this is encoded by the coding sequence ATATCGCAGGTTCCAGCGAGAGGAAAAAACTCTATTTATTACATTAAAAAAAGACTTGATTTAGAAGTTCTTAAAAGAAACAGCACAAGTGAAATATCTTACGACAAGCTAGACCCGATTTTGGTTGCACACCGTCACAAAGACCCGACTATCTCTTTGGTGTGTGCCCTTTTTGCGTATGGAAATGTAAAGCAGATTGTAAAATTTTTAGACTCACTCGACTTTTGTGTTTTGCAAAAAAGTGATGATGAGATAAAAGAGTCTTTAAAAAACCATTACTATAGATTTCAAAAAAGCGAAGATGTTATTGCCCTGTTTATTGCCCTTAAAAGATTAAATGAAAAAAGTAATTTAGAGGCTATATTTAAGAGTGGATACACTAAGCAGAATAACGTTATTGATGGAATAAACGAGCTTATAAAAACTCTACATGTAGAGTATCCGCACGATTCACAAGGGTATAACTTTTTAATAGGAAAAATCACCACCAAAACAAAGGGTGCAGGAGCACTGAAGAGGTGGATGATGTTTTTGCGATGGATGGTAAGGGATGACAATATTGATATGGGTTTGTGGAGCGAAATCAACAAATCTGATTTAATAATGCCATTGGATACGCACACATTTAACGTATCTATAAAGCTTGGACTTTTACAAAGAAAAAGTTATGACCTTCAAGCCGCCATAGAGCTGACTCAAACATTAAAATCCTTTGATAAAAACGACCCTTTAAAGTATGACTTTGCTCTATACAGAATCGGACAAGAGAAAATAAATCTATAA